One Triticum dicoccoides isolate Atlit2015 ecotype Zavitan chromosome 5B, WEW_v2.0, whole genome shotgun sequence genomic window carries:
- the LOC119310232 gene encoding wiskott-Aldrich syndrome protein homolog 1-like — translation MDPAAAAARRQADKWMSVAEKLLMAKDLEGCKEFSSQAIAADPRTPGAEDLYAAADVLLASQRRRLPNGKPDPYAVLGLDPAMPASRLPDVVHSKFRRLSLLLNRSHPDRPCSVYVAEAARLVADAWAFLSNAGLKSALDAELDAAAAPRPPMQQPAVERRPHPSPPPQQSPVWAAPQPRPHPQRIPVRPAPQPTPPLQPSSLRAATQTPPPPQSSSLRAATQTPPPPQPSSLRAATQTPPPPQPSRLQPATQPQPSPQPSPLQAATKPPPSPQPSPLQAATKPPPSPQPSPLQPATQPPPPPQPSPLQAASQPPARAATPPVESGTLPASTFWTLCKGCSHIHQYDRLYEARKLKCSSCHQPFVAEAMAEPPPIVPGTDMYYCTWGFFPIGFPGCPGYVDLVNSQPQGSGQLNVPWLGANGRVAAENGTPITIGAAREEPVASEPSPEPLMRTRVEVPLVPEPAPEPLMRMRVGVPAMPEPVMPTRVEVPAAPEPVMPTRVEVPAAPEPVQPTRVKSVKVGAKKRGRPKGSKNKKNLRVVT, via the coding sequence ATggatccggccgccgccgccgcacggcgGCAGGCGGACAAGTGGATGAGCGTGGCCGAGAAGCTCCTCATGGCGAAGGACCTCGAGGGCTGCAAGGAATTCTCCTCCCAGGCCATCGCCGCCGACCCCCGTACCCCGGGCGCCGAGGATCTCTACGCCGCCGCCGACGTCCTCCTCGCGTCCCAGCGCCGCCGCTTACCCAACGGCAAGCCCGATCCATACGCTGTTCTCGGCCTCGACCCTGCCATGCCCGCATCGCGCCTCCCGGACGTCGTCCATTCCAAGTTCCGCCGgctctccctcctcctcaaccggtCCCACCCCGACCGCCCCTGCTCGGTGTACGTCGCCGAGGCTGCCCGCCTCGTCGCCGATGCCTGGGCCTTCCTCTCCAACGCCGGACTTAAGTCCGCCCTCGACGCCGAACTCGATGCAgccgctgcacctcgcccaccgatGCAACAGCCGGCGGTGGAGAGGAGGCCGCACCCGTCGCCGCCTCCACAGCAGAGCCCGGTATGGGCAGCTCCCCAGCCACGGCCACATCCACAGCGGATCCCGGTACGGCCAGCTCCCCAGCCAACGCCGCCTCTACAGCCGAGTTCGCTGCGAGCAGCTACCCAGACACCGCCGCCTCCACAGTCGAGTTCGCTGCGAGCAGCTACCCAGACACCGCCGCCTCCACAGCCGAGTTCACTGCGAGCAGCTACCCAGACGCCGCCGCCTCCACAGCCGAGCCGGCTGCAACCAGCTACCCAGCCACAGCCGTCTCCACAGCCGAGCCCACTGCAAGCAGCTACCAAGCCACCGCCGTCTCCACAGCCAAGTCCGTTGCAAGCAGCTACCAAGCCACCGCCGTCTCCACAGCCAAGTCCGCTGCAACCAGCTAcccagccaccgccgcctccacaacCTAGTCCGCTGCAAGCAGCTTCCCAGCCACCCGCCAGAGCAGCGACTCCGCCGGTGGAGTCTGGCACATTGCCTGCGTCGACGTTCTGGACATTGTGCAAGGGGTGCTCCCATATTCACCAGTATGATCGCCTCTACGAGGCGCGCAAACTGAAGTGCTCCAGCTGCCACCAGCCATTTGTAGCTGAGGCAATGGCGGAGCCGCCGCCCATTGTGCCGGGCACTGACATGTATTACTGTACCTGGGGCTTCTTCCCCATTGGGTTCCCCGGATGCCCTGGCTACGTGGATCTGGTCAATTCCCAGCCACAGGGGTCAGGTCAGCTGAATGTGCCATGGCTTGGAGCCAATGGTAGGGTTGCTGCTGAGAATGGGACTCCCATTACCATAGGTGCTGCAAGGGAGGAGCCAGTGGCATCTGAACCTTCGCCGGAACCTTTAATGCGCACGAGAGTGGAGGTGCCACTGGTACCGGAACCTGCGCCAGAACCTTTAATGCGCATGAGAGTGGGGGTGCCAGCCATGCCGGAACCTGTGATGCCCACAAGAGTGGAGGTTCCAGCCGCGCCGGAACCTGTgatgcccacgagagtggaggtgcCTGCCGCGCCGGAGCCTGTACAGCCCACGAGAGTGAAGTCAGTGAAAGTGGGAGCAAAGAAGCGTGGTCGACCCAAAGGCAGCAAGAACAAGAAGAATTTGCGAGTTGTGACTTGA